Below is a window of Burkholderia cepacia DNA.
CCGGTTCGTCGCGCGGCCGGGTGGCGCGCCCGAGCGGCGGGCGTCCGGGCGCCAGCGCATCGAGCCAGCGCAGCGCCTGGAACAGGTCGTAGCCGTGCGGCGCGGCACGCAGCCGTGCCCACCACGCGTCGCGGCGCGCGTCGGCGGCGGCCGGCTGAATGCCGGATGACGGTTCGCGTTTCATATCGCCGGCCGCCTGCCGATACGCGCCGGCCAGCGCGCGAGCGTGCCGCGTTGCGCGCTGGTCAGCACGCATTCGGCGAACGCGTTGATCGACACGTGGCGCGCGAAGAACTGTTCGAGCACCGAGCCGAGCAGGAACGGACTGTCGCCGGAAAACGCATGGTCGTCGACGGTCACGTCGACCTGCACGCCGCGCCCGAACATCAACGGCCCGGATGCCGGCAGCCGGCGGAACACGGGCGAGAACGCGACGCGCTGCACGCCGTCGATCTGCCGGCGCATCGCGGTGTCGGCCGGGTCGGCATGCAGGCCGAGCAGTTCGCGCAGCGCATGCGCGCCCTCTTCGTCGTCGAGATCGGTCAGCGTGTGGCGCGCCAGCCCGAGATGTCGGATCAGCCGCCACGCGGTTTGTGCATCGGCGATCGGCGGACGCGGCCGCGACGGGCCACGGATGGCGACGATGCGCTCGACCGGGGCCGACACGCGCAGCGTGAACGTGTTCGCGTCGCCCGGTGCCTGCAGCAGCACGAGATCGCGGTTCGTGCACAGCGTGTCGGCTGCGAGGTAGCGCATCGTCTCGTCGTACGGGGCGCACTGGCTGTCGACGAGCGACACGTAGGTCTCGCTGCCCACGTAACCGGTGCGCGTGCCGTTCGAGCGTGCCTGCGCGGACACCAGCCGCGGCTCGCGCCGCACCGTGTAGTACGCGCCGTAGTTGCCGTCGTCGCCGGAGAACGACGCGTGAAACGGCCGGAATTCGCGCGACTGACCGTCGTCGCGCTGTTCGCTCGCGAGCCGCTGCACCGCATAGACCTCGTAGTCGAGCGGCCGGCTGCGATCGACGACGACATGGTGCTCGCGCGCGCCCGGTTGCAGCGGAATGCGGTCGGCGCGGCGTGCGAACAGATTCACGGCCGGCGTGCAGTTCAGCGCGAGGTGGCGCGCGTCGACGGCCGCTTCGAGCGTCGCGTCGTGCCGGTCGAACAGCACGGTCAGCTCGCACTCGTCGCCGGTCGCACGCGCGAGCGCGGCGCGCAGCCCGCCGATGCTGAAGAACAGAAAGCGCGCGGGAAACGCGAAATACTCGCGCAGCAGCCGGTAACCGTGGAAGCTGCGGCCGTCGTCGGGCAGGATCGCCTGCGCGGGATCGAAGCCTTCATGGACGATCGCGTCGGCGTCGAGCGGATGCAGCCAGCGCGGCGGCTGCCCCGGGTCGTGGCAAACGACGCGGAGCGCATGTGCGGCGATCAGTTCGAGCAGATGCAGCGCGTCGCGCTCAGGGCCTGCGAGATGGAAGGTGAGCCGATCGAGCGGCAACTGCGAGAGCTTGGCGCCGCCGCGCGCCTTCAGCCTGATGCGTAGCGCGCCACGCACGTCCTGGCGGGCGGCGACGGCGCCGCGCGGCAGCCAGGACGGCGCGCCGGTGACGGTTGCGTCGATCAGTTCGAGCGGCCACAGCGTCAGGTCGTGGGCGGTGCGGAATTCGCACGCGGTCTGCTCTGACGCGGTCGGCCGCGCGCGCAGCGCGGTGCCGGCCGGCAGGTGCCAACCCTGTGCGAGGCTGCCTTCGTTCAGCAGCGGCGCGAACCGCACGATCGCCATCGACGGTAGCGGCGCGATATAGCCGGGATACACGGCATCGAGCAGCGCGTGCGTGAAGCGCGGGAACTCGGCGTCCATCTTCAGCTGGACGCGCGCGGTGAGGAAACTGAAGCCTTCGAGCAGCCGCTCGACGTACGGGTCGGGCGGCCCCGACTCATTGAGCCGCAGCCGCGCGGCAACTTTCGGGAACTGCTGCGCGAATTCGCCGCCGAGTTCGCGCAGGTACGCGAGTTCGCGGTTGTAGTAGTCGAGCAGGCGCGTATCCATCGCGTCAGGCTCCCGTCACGGATTGCAGCGACATCGCGCCCGTCTCGAGATCGAGGCCGGAACGCAGCACGAATTCGAGCGGATGCGGGATCGACCACAGCGTGCCGCGGATCTCGAACAGCAGCACGTTGTGACGCCGCTCGCCGGCGCGGCCGCCGGGCGCGTCGATCACGCTGCGGACATCGATGCTGTCGGGCGCGATGCGCGGCTCGAATCGGACGATCGCGTCGCGGATCGACGCCTCGACCGACATCCGCTCGACGCCCGACATCGGCTTGCCGACGAGCGGCCGCATGCCGTAGTTGAGCACCGACGCCTGCGCGTGCGCGAACGCCGACCAGTCGACGAAGCCGTCCTCGGCGTTGCGCGTGTTGAGCAGCCACGCGAGATCGCGCAGCACGGCCGCACGCAGGCGTTCGGTGCCGATCCATAACGCGCCGGGCGCTTCGGCGGCGCGTTGCGGTGCGTCGTCGGTGAGCCGGTCGAGCAACGCCGGCTGCAGCCGGTCGCGCAGGTTGCCATCCCGGCCGTTGCGGGTTCGCGGGTCGTCCATGGTCGTCTCCGCGCCGTTACATCTCGGTGTTTTCCTTGATGTTCCAGCCGACTGTCACCTCGGCGCCCTTGCCGCCGTTGTCGTTCTGCTGCCAGTACTGCTTCTTCACCTTCGCGGCCTGGAAGCCGTAATGCATCATCAGCCGGTCGGCGACGTCGCCCGGATCGATGCCAGCGACCTGCGCAGAGGTGACGAGCACCTCCTGCAGCGTCACGCGCATGAACTCGACCTGGGTGCCGCCCGTCTTGCACGCGGAAATCTCGACCGATGAAAGATGCTTGCCGTTCGCGCAGTTCTTGATGATCGCGGGCGCGCCCTTGTCCATGTACGCGGCGACGACGAGATCGTTGAAGCTCGCCTTTCCCGCGTTGCCGCCGCTGCCGCTCGCCATCGCGCCCGGCTGGCTCGCGCCCCATGTGAACGACTGGATGTCGGTCCAGCCCTTGTGCTGCGCGTCCGCCGATTCGCCGGTCACGCCGTCCACCTTCATAAACATTGCCACGCCCATAACCGTCTCCGTTTCAGTGCGATGTCAGGATGAATGCCGTGTTGAATGCCGATCGTTGCCTGCCGCGCCGCTCACTCGTTCGCCGCCTTCGCGGTCGGCAGCCGCGAGATGAGCCGCAACGACACGGTGAGCCCTTCGAGCTGGTAGTGCGGCCGCAGGAAGAATTTCGACGTGTAGTAGCCGGGGTTGTCCTCGACCTCGTCGACGACCACCTGCGCGGCCGCGAGCGGCTTGCGCGCCTTGGTTTCCTGCGACGAGTTCACGGGGTCGCCGTCGACGTAGTTCATGATCCAGTCGTTCAGCCAGCGCTCCATGTCGTCGCGTTCGCGGAACGAGCCGATCTTGTCGCGCACGATGCACTTCAGGTAATGGGCGAAGCGGCAGCACGCGAACAGGTACGGCAGGCGGCCGGACAGCCGCGCATTCGCGGTTGCGTCGGGGTCGTGGTACTCGGCCGGCTGATACAGCGACTGCGCGCCGATGAATGCCGCGAAATCGGAGTTCTTCCGGTGCACGAACGGCATGAAACCGTTCTTCGCGAGTTCGGCTTCGCGGCGGTCGCTGATCGCGATCTCGGTCGGGCATTTCTGGTCGATGCCGCCGTCGTCGGTCGGGAACGTGTGGCTCGGCAGCCCTTCGACGGCCCCGCCCGATTCGACGCCGCGGATCGACGAGCACCAGCCGTACTGCTTGAACGAGCGGTTGATGTTCGCCGCCATCGCGTACGCCGAGTTCGCCCACGTGTAGCGGTCGTGGTTCGCGGCGTTGGTGTCTTCCTCGAAGTCGAACTCGTCGACCGGATTGGTGCGCGCGCCGTAGGGCAGCCGCGCGAGAAAGCGCGGCATCGCGAGGCCGACGTAGCGCGAGTCCTCCGACTGCCGCAGGCTGCGCCACGCCGCGTATTCGGTGTTCTGGAAGATCTTCGTCAGGTCGCGCGGGTTCGACAGCTCCTGCCACGAATCCATCTGCATCAGCTCGGGCGACGCGCCGGCGATGAACGGTGCATGCGCGGCGGCCGCGATCTTCGACAGTTCGCCGAGCATTTCGACGTCCGGCGGGCTGTGATTGAAATGAAAGTCGCCGACCAGGCAGCCGAACGGCTCGCCGCCGAACTGACCGTATTCCTCCTCGTAGATCTTGCGGAACAGCGGGCTCTGGTCCCACGCGACGCCCTTGTAGCGCTTCAGCATCCGCGCGACCTCGGTGCGCGACGCCGGCAGCGCCTTGATCTTCAGCAACTCGTCGGTCTCGGTGTGCGTGACGAGGTAATGCAGCCCGCGCCATGCGCCTTCGAGCGTCTGGAACTCGGTGTGATGCAGGATCTGGTTGATCTGCTCGGACAGCTTGCGGTCGATCTCCGCGATGATCTGCTTCACGCTGCCGTACGCGTCGGTCGTCATGCCGACCGTATGTTCGAGCGCCTGCTGCGCGAGCGTGCGCACCGCGCGCTCGACCGACTCGCGCGCCTCGGCCGTCTTCGGCTTGAATTCCTTCTGCAGCAGCGCCGCGAACTCGTCGTGCACGACGGCGGGCTGAGCGGCCTGGCGCGTGTCGGCGCGGGACTGGACGGGATCATTCATCGCGGGCCTCCGGTTGGGTCGCGTCACCGCCCTGCGCGGGTTCGCGCGGTTCGCGCACGAGCGTCTTCAGCAGGTCGGGATCGTTGATCGCGCGCTCGATCAGCTGTTCGGCGCCGTGCTTGCCGTCCATGTACGACAGCAGGTTCGACAGCTCGGTGCGTGCCTCCAGCAACCGGCGCAGCGCGTCGACGTTGCGCGCGATCGCGGCCGGCGAGAAATCGTCGATCTGCTCGAACGTCATGTCGACGTTGAGCATCCCTTCGCCCGTCAGCGTATTCGGCACCTGGAACGCGACGCGCGGCGCGACCGACTTCATCCGCTCGTCGAAGTTGTCGACGTCGATCTCGAGAAACTTGCGCTCCGGCAAATCCGGCAGCGGCTCGGCACGCTTGCCGGCGAGGTCCGAAATCACGCCCATCACGAACGGCAGCTGCACCTTTCGTTCGGCGCCATAGGTCTCGACGTCGTACTCGATCTGCACGCGCGGCGCACGATTGCGCGCGATGAACTTCTGTCCGCTGCCCGCTGCCTTGGTTCTGTCCGTCATCGTCCACTCCTTCACTTCGATCAGGTTTCGCGAGTCGTTGCCGCCGCCCGCGTGGCGGCTTCCTTCGTTCGGTTCATTCGCTCCGTTCGCCGCTCAGCAGGTCCAGCTTCGGCAGGCTCTCCGGCGCGAGATCGCGGATGATTTCGTAGAAGTCGAGCGCGAGCAGCCGCTGGGCGCGCCGCAGCAGCAGCGGCGCGGGATGGCTCGGCTCGTGCAGCTCGAAATAGCGGCACATCTTGTCGAGGCCGATGCGGACGTCGTCGCGGCTCGTGACTTCGGCATCGCGCCACGCGTGGGCATTCGACATCGCCGCCTGCGCGGCCGGTGCGGTGCCGCCGGGTGCGGCCTGCGGTGCAGGCATCGCGCCGTCCGGTGGGCGTTGCGACGGCTCGGGCAGCGGCACGTCCTGCGCGATCCGGCGCAACGCCTTTTCCGCATCGCCCTCATCGGGCGCCCATTCGCGGCCGAGTTTGTCCGCCACGCACGTGCGGATCGCATCGAGCGATTGCAATGCGGCACGCGCTGCGTCGAGCGGTGTCGTGCCGTCGTCGCGTGCGGCCGACAGCGCGGCGATCAGGCTTTCGCGGCTGCCGATCGCGGCGGCGCCCGTTTCGTCGCGGCCGTCGAGCAGCCGTTCGGCGTCGCGCACGCTCGGCCCGCCGTCGAAGAGCGGCTGGCGGCGCGCCGCGCGTGCGCAATCGTGCGCACCGGCCACGTCGGCAAGTGCGTTCGTCCGTGGCGTCGGGTCCGGCTCACCGTCGGCGTCGAGCCGCGGATGCAGGTCGTCCCAGCGCTGTTCGAGCAGTGTCGCGACGACCGCGAGTGCGTCCGCGTAGCCGGGAATGCCGTGCTGCTCGGTCCAGCTGCGCGCGAGACAGGCGACGACGCGCAGGTCTTTCGTGCGGGTGGACAACGCGAGCGCGAGCCGTTCGACCGTGCGCCAGTCGGGCGCCTCGGCCGGGATCACGGTGTCGCCGTATTGCTGCTCGGCGCGCGGCGTCGCGCGTTCCTGCAGTTGCAGGAACTCGGCGTCGTATTCGAGGTTCGCGCCGCACGGCGCATCCGGCGCGACGTCCGCGAGCAGCCGGCCGATCAGGTCGGCGCGCGGCGATGCCGGCACGCCGGGCGATGCCGCGGAATATTCGGCGGCGGCCAGCGCCGCCTGGCTGACGTCATTCGAATGCATAGTCGATGTTGACCGGTTTGCTGCCGAAGTCGATCGCGACGGTGCGGTGCAACGGCGGCAGCGCGCCGTTGCGGATCTCGATTACGTAGACGCCCGGCGTCAGCGACACCGAACGCAGCGGCGGGCTCGCGCCGCGCCGTGCGCCGTTCACGTAGACGTCGCCCCAGGGGCGCACGTTGAAACGCACCTGGACGGTTTCCTGCGTCTTCGGCGGACGCGGTAGCGATTCCGCCGTTGGCGCGTTCACGGCGGCGACGGCCGTCTCGGTTTCCGACGGTGGCTTCGGCGCGGGCGTTGGCGTTGTCGCCGGTGCGGCGGCCGCTTCCGACGGCGGGACGTTGACGACGCGTTCCGATGCGTCGAGGCTGCCGGCCGGGGCGATGGTCGAACTCGCACCGGCCCGCGCCGAAGGCGGATTCGTGACGGTCGTCGCGACCTGCGGCACGGGCACGGCGGCCTCGACGGCAGGCGCACTGGCCGGCGCGGCGGCGATCGGCGGCGGCGGAACATCCGCGGACGATCCGGCCGGCAGGCTCGACGGCGGCACGACGGTCGGTGTCGGCCCCTGCTGGGCCAGCGTCGCGGCTGGCGTACTGGCGGGCGGTGACGTGCCGGCCAGCGGCTGGCTTGCGGCGGGAGCTGTGTCGTCCGCGACACGGGCCGGCCGCGACAGATAGGTTGCGGCGAGGCCGATGGCGATCAGCGCAACGACTGCGCCACCGACATAGACGGGCACGCGGCGGCTGCGTGATCCGGCCGGCGCCACCGCACGCGGGGTGCCGGTCGGCGGTGATGTGCCGCCGGGCGACGCGGCCGATGCGGCAGGCCGCGACGTATTCGCACCTGCGGCACCGGCAAGCTGGTCAGCATGGCTGTTGGTATTTCCAACTTCTGGTGCCGTGTCACGGTTGCCGATCCTGGCGTCGGCACCTGGCGCTCGCGTGCCGGGATCGTCGTGCGTTGCGCTGCTGGCTGCCGGCGGTTCCTTCGCACGTTCGGCATTTCCGTCCGGCGCATCGGATTGAGCAGGCTTTGCCGCATGCGCTGCCGCCGAAGCCGCGAGTGTTCCGGTAGCGCCCATCGCAGCGCCTTGTGCGGCCGCCTTCGATGTAGCAGACCCTTCCGGCTCCGGTTTCGCGCCGGACCCGGCTGACGACGCGGAGGCGGTTTCCGACGGCGTCGACATTTCGTCCGGATGCGCTGACTTCGACGAAGGCACATGCGTTGCGGCCTTGTCCGAAGCCGTCCCGCCCTCGCCGATCGCCGACGCAGCGGAAGCCGTCGAAGCATCTGCCTTCCCCTCCCGGCCCTTGCCGGCATCTCCCGCCAGCGGCGCGGCTGCCGCGCCATACCCAACTCCCGTCCGGTCGAAGTCCCGCAACCCGAGTTCCGCCGCGAACGCCGCGACCGATTCCGGCCGGTCCTGAATCCGCAACTGCAGCGCATGATCGACCGCCGCGAGAAACGCCGGGCTGTACACCTCGCCGGCCGGCAGTTCGCGCGACGCGAGCGGCCGGTACGTATCCTTGATGCTGCGCACGACGGCCGCGGGCGGCAATTCGCCAGTGATCATCGCGTGCATCACCGCGCCGAGCGCATAGAGGTCGGTCCACGGCCCCTGGCTGAACGCGGGATCGTCGGTGTACTGCTCGATCGGCGCGTAGCCCGGCTTGATCATCATCGCGCCGTCGTCGACCATGTCGCCGATCCGTTTGCGCGCCGCGCCGAAGTCGAGCAGGATCGCGCTGCCGTTCGGGCGGATCAGCACGTTGTCGAGCGCGACGTCGCGATGGAAGCATTGCGCGCGATGCAGCGTGTCGAGTGCGCCGAGCAGCGCACCGACGATATTGCGCAATTGCGTCTCGCTGACCCGCATCCCGCTGTCGAGCAGCTGCTTGAGCGTGCGCCCTTCGTAGAACGGCATCACCATGTACGCGGTGCCGTGGCTTTCCCAGAAGTGCAGGACCTTGACAAGCCCCGGATGATCGAACTGCGCGAGCAGGCGCGCCTCGTTGAGGAACGCGCCGCGTCCCGCATCGAACGCCTGCGCGAACCGCTCCGAACGCAGCGACACCGTGTAGTCGCCGCCGCGCGTCGCGAGCATCGACGGCATGTACTCCTTGATCGCGACTGCGCGCCGCAACGTGCGGTCGAACGCGCGATAGACGATGCCGAAACCGCCGATGCCCAGCACCTCGTCGAGCTGCAACTCGCCGAGGCGATGGCCGAGCGGCAGCGGCCGCACCGTGAATTCGGATGCGTCGCCGCGTGTCGCCGTGTCATGCTCGTTGTCTCTCGATCCAGCGTCCTTCATCTCCACCACCTCTCGAAACCGCATCCTTTCCGCCTGCCGCGCGCGGCGGCCCACCCGCCGTCACCCAGGCCGCTAGCCGCCGCCGAACAGCGCCAGGAACAACGCGTTGTCGGGCGTGCCGGTGTGCGCATGCGTGCGCAGCGGCGATCCGTCGGCGCGGTTGGTCCACCAGAAGCTGGTGCCGCCGTGCGGATCGAAATAGCCTGACAGCCCCGGCCATGCCGGTGCCGCCGGTCGCTCCGGCAGCGCCGCCGGCATGCCTTCGACGAGGTCCGCCGCGTCGCGACCGACGCCCGGCGCGAGCCGCACGCGTTCGAGCGTCCGCTCGAGGTCGCCCGGTGCGCGTGCGTGGCGGATCGCGTCGAGCAGCGCGTGGCCGACCTGCCAGTAGTACGTGTCGGCGGCGTCCGGCAGTCCGTTCCAGTAGTCGGCCGCGCGCATCGGTAGCGTGACGATCACCGGGTAATAGCGCCCGATGCGATCGCAACTCGGCGCGAGGCAGCCCGACTGCACGCACGATGCGCCGGCACCCGCCGGGATCAGGAAATTCCAGACCGGCGCGACCGTGTAGTGGCGCTCGATCTCGTCCGTGCCGCGCTGGCGCATCGCGGCCATCCCCTGCTGAAGCCAGCGTTCCCACCACTGCGCGAGCGCATGCGGCAGCCGGCTGTTCACGAAGTCGCCGGCACCGGGAATCTTCCCGTACCAGGCCGGCGCGTCGCCGTCGGCGCGCGCGAGCGGCGGTGTCGGGCTCATGGCTTCGGAGGGCATGTAAAGGACTCCATCTGGGGCAGTCGGAACGGGTTGCGGACGCTGCCCGCATTCACCTGCAGCACGATCGGTTTGCCGTCGACCGTGAAGCGCGCAATCATCTGGTCCGAACCGCGCCCGGCCGATACGGCGGCGCGGTCGAACAGCCGGTGCAGCGCCCACGGCCCGTCGGTCGAGAAGCCGTCGGCCGCACCGGCCTGGCCCGACACCTGCAGTCGTACCTGGTTGCTGCCGCGCGGGCCCGGCCAGTCGAGCGCGCTCTGCACGAGCGGCCCGTGCGCGTAGCGGACGATCTGTCCGTCGACGTCGAGCACCATCTCGGTGATCGACGGATCCATTTCGAGCGGCTGGACCTGCACCTTCAACTGCGCGGTGCGTGCGCCGCCGCCGAAATAGACGTCGCGGATCACCGCGGCTTTCTCAAACGACGCAAGCATTGCCGCGGCCGACGGATCGGCGTCGGCATTGCGGTTCGCGAAGCGCCACGGGTGCGACGTCGTATCGACGATCGATTGCAGATTTTTCTGGAAGAAGTCGTCCATCAGGCCGCCCGGCGCGAACATCTGCGCGAAATCGGCCGGCGCGACGTCGCGCGACGCACCGCGTGCGAACGGATAGCGGCCCGCGATTGCCTGCCGGCAGAAGTCGCCGACGTTCGCGCCGGCACGCTGCGCGACGCTGCGCTGCTCGACGGTCGCGACGCTGCCGTTCGCGACGTTCGACAGATCGTCGAGCACTTCGCGGAACGGCGTCGGCAGGCGGCCGGCCTGCGCGCGCAGCCGTGCGGGGGCGTCCGACGGCGGCGGTTGCGCGCCGCTCCTCAGCGCATCGTCGGTGGCTGTCAGGTACGTGTACAGCGCGTCGATCGACTTCAGCACCTCGTTGAACGCCTGGGCCTGGTCGCCGCTGCCCGGCGCGAATGCACGCAGCCCGGCGAAATGGCTGTCGACCACCTGTTCGGGGCTCGCGGGCGCCGCCGCTGACGGATTCGCATCGCTGGCCTGCCCCGCGAAGATCTGCGACAGCGAGCTGCGCGCCTCGTCGACCTTGTCCTGCGCACGCGACGCCAGATTGCGTGCACCGCCCGGCGCGTCGCCAAGCGCCGTGTCGCGTGCAAGCGCCACCATCAGCCGCGTGAGCGGCGAGTCGGCCGACGACAGCGCGCGCGCGACCTGGATGCTCTGCGCGAGCGTTGCCGTGCGCTGCAGCTTGATGTCGGCGAGATAGTCGTCCCAGATCTTCAGGTAGTCGTTCAGGTAAAGCTGGCGGATGTCCCGTGCCCATGCGGCCGCGTCGTTCGGCCCGGGGATCTCGGACAGGCCGAGGTTCAACACCCACACCTCCTCGCGCCCGTACGCTTCGACCTCGCCGGCCAGGCGCGGCGCGAACACGTTGCGATAGCCGTTGCGCGTATAGAAACCTGGCACGCCTTCCGACAACGGCTTGCCGCCTTGGCGGCGGAACACCAGCGACGCATCGGGGCCGACCGCGCGCGCGACGCTGAAGTCGAACGCCGACGTCGCCGGACGCAGCGTGCGCGTGAGCTGGCGGTACAGCCGCTGCGAGAACGGCACCTGTCGCAGCCGGTCGCGCACGTCGGCCACGAGCCGCTCGTTCATCGGATACGGCGACACCGCGACACGGCCGCCGAACAGCGCGGCGAGATGCGCGCGCAGCGCCGCGCGTTCGACCGGCGAGAAATCGGGCGGCAGCGAGCGCTCCATTTCGAGGTCGACGACAGCCTGCACGAACGCGGGATCGTAGTGTGCGCTGTCGTACAGCATCAGGTACGCCTTCAGCGCCGCATACGCATATTCGGTTTCGTCGGGCCGCGCGTCGCGCAGCGCGGCTTCCATCCGGCTCGCGGCGATCGGCAGCAGCACGTCCTCGAGTGCGCGCCGGTACACGGCATCGACGGCCTCGTCGATCTTCTCGCCCTGGAACAGCCCCCACCGGTACGCGAGCGGCGGATGCTGCAGGTCGACACCACCCGCATTCGCGAGCCCGCCGAGCGCGTCGAGCACGGGCAGCAACCGCGCGATGTCGGACGCATCGGAGAATTTCGCGCCGGCGATCTGCGAATCGACGGCCGGCACGCGCGC
It encodes the following:
- the tssM gene encoding type VI secretion system membrane subunit TssM: MNQAVARFVRPLPSREIWTFAGLVVLACFVWLAGPLFAFAEIRPLESGWARALTIAVLFIAWGVRVAWRSWRAGRLNAQLLNQLREAAPGPAIADDPAKAQLDELRSRFDEAATLLKKVRFGQADTVRKGLPRWFDRMSRQYLYQLPWYVFIGAPGSGKTTALVNSGLSFPLAEQFGRAAIRGVGGTRHCDWWFTNDAVLIDTAGRYTTHEGNRALDEAEWKGFVDLLKKYRTRQPLNGAMLTISVADLLGASEAERTQHAMVLRKRLLELRAQLGIRFPVYLLVTKADLLAGFAEYFGAYGRAECAQVWGFTFPLAQSEAPGFDLRAAFDREYRLLHQRLNDGLPELLAAQTDARQREMTYLLPQQIADLQDMLGQFVAEVFSVSSYEPMPMLRGVYLTSGTQEGTAFDRVMSGIKRFLKIEGVPPVAQVGSTGRSFFLKSLLQEHIFREAALAGSDLRWHQKRRVLQFAGYVLLALVCVAVLAAWLRSYANNRAYLDQIAARVPAVDSQIAGAKFSDASDIARLLPVLDALGGLANAGGVDLQHPPLAYRWGLFQGEKIDEAVDAVYRRALEDVLLPIAASRMEAALRDARPDETEYAYAALKAYLMLYDSAHYDPAFVQAVVDLEMERSLPPDFSPVERAALRAHLAALFGGRVAVSPYPMNERLVADVRDRLRQVPFSQRLYRQLTRTLRPATSAFDFSVARAVGPDASLVFRRQGGKPLSEGVPGFYTRNGYRNVFAPRLAGEVEAYGREEVWVLNLGLSEIPGPNDAAAWARDIRQLYLNDYLKIWDDYLADIKLQRTATLAQSIQVARALSSADSPLTRLMVALARDTALGDAPGGARNLASRAQDKVDEARSSLSQIFAGQASDANPSAAAPASPEQVVDSHFAGLRAFAPGSGDQAQAFNEVLKSIDALYTYLTATDDALRSGAQPPPSDAPARLRAQAGRLPTPFREVLDDLSNVANGSVATVEQRSVAQRAGANVGDFCRQAIAGRYPFARGASRDVAPADFAQMFAPGGLMDDFFQKNLQSIVDTTSHPWRFANRNADADPSAAAMLASFEKAAVIRDVYFGGGARTAQLKVQVQPLEMDPSITEMVLDVDGQIVRYAHGPLVQSALDWPGPRGSNQVRLQVSGQAGAADGFSTDGPWALHRLFDRAAVSAGRGSDQMIARFTVDGKPIVLQVNAGSVRNPFRLPQMESFTCPPKP